From Eretmochelys imbricata isolate rEreImb1 chromosome 17, rEreImb1.hap1, whole genome shotgun sequence, a single genomic window includes:
- the RFLNB gene encoding refilin-B isoform X2, which produces MVGTLALPEGPEPLDRKRRGERVLDSPDSGLPPSPSHWLLAAGPERAAAPGLPEPDAAGQAPPNAVFSPNPLLSSCPARLCPLSFGEGVEFDPLPPKEIRYTSSVKYDSDKHFIDDVYMPVGLGVSSCSQTVVCIPDCTWRSYKVEVHFEPRNKPLRFTSTTIVYPKHTKTVYTTTLDYNCRKSMRRFLSSIELESAEYPGNDYLLDGC; this is translated from the exons ATGGTGGGGACGCTGGCGCTGCCCGAGGGGCCCGAGCCGCTGGACAGGAAGCGGCGCGGCGAGCGGGTGCTGGACAGCCCCGACTCCGGCCTGccgcccagccccagccactggcTGCTGGCCGCCGGCCCCGAGCGCGCTGCGGCCCCCGGGCTGCCCGAGCCGGACGCCGCGGGCCAGGCGCCGCCG AATGCTGTGTtctcccccaaccctctgctctccagctgccctgcgAGGTTATGCCCTTTATCCTTTGGCGAAGGAGTTGAGTTTGACCCTCTGCCACCAAAGGAAATAAG GTACACCTCCTCAGTGAAGTATGACTCAGACAAGCACTTCATCGATGATGTCTATATGCCGGTGGGGTTAGGCGTTTCTTCATGCAGCCAAACGGTCGTCTGCATCCCTGATTGCACCTGGCGCAGTTACAAAGTCGAGGTCCACTTTGAGCCTCGGAACAAGCCTCTGCGTTTCACCAGCACCACCATTGTCTACCCAAAACACACCAAAACTGTGTACACCACCACTCTGGATTACAACTGCAGGAAGTCCATGCGGCGGTTCTTGTCCAGCATAGAGCTGGAGTCTGCAGAATACCCTGGGAACGATTACCTCCTGGATGGCTGCTGA
- the RFLNB gene encoding refilin-B isoform X1 — translation MVGTLALPEGPEPLDRKRRGERVLDSPDSGLPPSPSHWLLAAGPERAAAPGLPEPDAAGQAPPVSALFALLQNAVFSPNPLLSSCPARLCPLSFGEGVEFDPLPPKEIRYTSSVKYDSDKHFIDDVYMPVGLGVSSCSQTVVCIPDCTWRSYKVEVHFEPRNKPLRFTSTTIVYPKHTKTVYTTTLDYNCRKSMRRFLSSIELESAEYPGNDYLLDGC, via the exons ATGGTGGGGACGCTGGCGCTGCCCGAGGGGCCCGAGCCGCTGGACAGGAAGCGGCGCGGCGAGCGGGTGCTGGACAGCCCCGACTCCGGCCTGccgcccagccccagccactggcTGCTGGCCGCCGGCCCCGAGCGCGCTGCGGCCCCCGGGCTGCCCGAGCCGGACGCCGCGGGCCAGGCGCCGCCGGTGA GCGCTCTCTTTGCACTTTTGCAGAATGCTGTGTtctcccccaaccctctgctctccagctgccctgcgAGGTTATGCCCTTTATCCTTTGGCGAAGGAGTTGAGTTTGACCCTCTGCCACCAAAGGAAATAAG GTACACCTCCTCAGTGAAGTATGACTCAGACAAGCACTTCATCGATGATGTCTATATGCCGGTGGGGTTAGGCGTTTCTTCATGCAGCCAAACGGTCGTCTGCATCCCTGATTGCACCTGGCGCAGTTACAAAGTCGAGGTCCACTTTGAGCCTCGGAACAAGCCTCTGCGTTTCACCAGCACCACCATTGTCTACCCAAAACACACCAAAACTGTGTACACCACCACTCTGGATTACAACTGCAGGAAGTCCATGCGGCGGTTCTTGTCCAGCATAGAGCTGGAGTCTGCAGAATACCCTGGGAACGATTACCTCCTGGATGGCTGCTGA